AAATATACAGCAGGTACAGAAATTGAGATTACAGGAAAGACAACCATTTATGCAATTGCAAAGGGTGTAAACGGAGTTTCTCCTGCTTCAAGCATTACATTTACAGTTCCTGTAGTTGCCCTTACAGATCTTCCTGTTGAAAACGATGTGATTGTAATATCAAACGGAAAGACAACAAAGAATGATGTAACTTCAACTGTCGTAATGGGAACAGGAGACAAGAGCGGAGCATACGGATATAAAAATGCTGTAATCGATTCTACCCTGGCAGGCTTTGCATCAACAGATGATATGATGCGCCTTACTGTAAAAAAGAATAAGGCCGGTCAGTACCTTTTCATTACAGACGGAAAGTATCTTACTACAACAGCAAAAGAAATTCTTACTCTGGAATCTAGTCCATCTATATATTCATTATGGACGATTACAGAAGGAGAAGATGGCATTTTCTATATTGACAATGCAAACCTTTATTCAAACGGAACTCAAATGAGTCTTGAGTATTATAAGAGTAAGTTTACTTCTTACACGAAAGGAACTTCGAGTGCATATCAATTCTATTTCTGGAAGGATACAAGCGTTGTTGCTGACAAAACTGTACTTCCTGACAGTGTAAATACACTCGCAGACGTAACATTCTCTGGAGATACGGACGGCAGCGTTGTTGCAGGTTTGTATATCTATGCTGAATGTGATTCTTACGGAGCAGATTTTTATTATTCAACATCTGCAGAAGTAACCAGTGAAAACTATACAGAGGCTACAAAAGCAGATGGTGGAGAAATTATAATTCCATCTGATGCTGAAGGAAACGTAACAGTTTATGCACTGGCTGTTTTAGGAACTGGTGATAATGCAATGTTCTCAAAACCTGTTACAAAAACATTTACAGTAACAGAAGATACTAATACATATCTTACAAAAGTTGATTCAATTGCTGCCGGTGATGTAGTTTCAATTTTCTATCCGGAAGACAGATATACTCTCGGAAATGCGGCTTCAGATACAGGGCTTGCAGGTTCGGCTGCTACAATGTCCGGAAAAGGACTTGTTAAGACAGATGTACTTGTTGAATGGACTGTAGCAAAAGAAGGTGACAATTTTGTCTTTGTAAACGGAGGAAAATTCCTTACTGCAACAAGTGACGGAAGTTTAACTTTAGATGCATATTCAAAATATGCACTGTGGTCACTTGAAGATGTTACAGGCAGTGATACAAAGAAGATTAAGAGTGTTTATTCTGTATACGGAACAAATAATCGTTATCTAGAATATTACGATGGTGTCTATAAGATTTATACAATCAGTGGCAGTGAAACTCTTTATGAATTTAACTTCTACAAGGAAGCCGGGGCTGCAGCAGAAAATGTTACGTTTTCTGTACTTGATGTTGAATTCAGTGCAGACGGAGTCGTAAATACAGGTACAAAAATTGAACTTTCAACGGCTACATCTGATGCAGAAATCTACTGGCAGTTTATTGCTTCCGGTGCAGAAACTGCTGCTATGACGGCTGCAACTTATGCAACTGCCGGAACAAAGTATGCTGAGGATTCTGTACCGGCAATTACAGCTGCAGGCACATTGTATGCTATTGCTGTGAAAGATGGTTCAACTTCAAGTATTACAAGTGCTGCGTATACAATTGCGGTTATGGAAAAAATAACATCTGATGACTACTCAACAGGTGTTGAGACTACTAATAATTCAAAGAAAGATTCAACTATAGAGGGGAACTATTACACAGCAACACTTGCAATGGGAACAAATACGAATAATAATCCAATATATTATTCGTCATCTCCTTGTATAAAATTTTATGTAAACAATACTCTTTCTATAAAATCTAACGGTGAAAAGAAAATAAATGGAATTCAGATTGTTACAGCTGGAAATTCAAATGATGGGACAATGTCTTTGAGTACAACCGAAGGTACATTGGTTTCTGATTCTGATAATAACCTTACTTGGACTTTGGAAAAAGGAACGACAGAATCAATAACCTTTGTTTGTACAAGAAAAGAAGGTTCTACAAGTACAAAAAATCCACAGTATTGGATAAAAGAGATAACCATAACCTACGCCGCTGATTAACATTCTTTCAGTTGCAGTAAGTGCTGCAGCTGACTGTTAAAGGCAAAAAGGACGTGTTCAAATGAACACGTCCTTTTTTTGTCCATAAGGAAACTTCTACTTAACTTTCAAGATTTCTTCTTCCGAAAGCCCCGTACATTCCTCTATAATTTGTACGGAAACATTTTTCTGCATCAGTTTCCTTGCCGTTTCAATCCTGGCATTCCGTGTTCCTTCGCTAAGTCCAGCTGCATGTCCCCGGCGTTCAGCTTCTTCCGTCTTTACCTGTATGTCCGTTTCGTAGTCATATTCGTTGAATACCATGCTTATCACCTCCGAAGCCTTGCGGCGCAGGTAATCGGGAAGAAGGTTCTGCTTCTGCGCCTTAAGTACTGCCCTTGTCATGAAGTCGGATGCTTTTTCTTCTGCAAGGCAATCTCTATTTAATTTTCAAGATTTCCTCTTCCGAAAGTCCTGAAATCTGTGAAACCTGTTCTACAGATAAAGAAAGCCTGAGGGCATTTCTCGCCGTTTCAATCCTGGCATTCCGTGTTCCCTCTTCCAGTCCGGCTGCATGTCCCCGGCGTTCAGCTTCTTCCGTCTTTACCTGTATGTCCGTTTCGTAGTCATATTCGTTGAATACCATGCTTATCACCTCCGAAGCCTTGCGGCGCAGGTAATCGGGAAGAAGGTTCTGCTTCTGCGCCTTAAGTACTGCCCTTGTCATGAAGTCGGATGCTCCGCTGCTTTTTTCTTCTTCTACAAGGCTGATGAATTTTACATAATTATCCAGCGGCTTGCAAGAAGAAAAGTCCAGCGTACATTCCGGATGCTTTATGTTGAACACCTTTACGTTAAGCTCAAGGGGAACTTCACTTCCTGCCTTTTTATCAATGAAGGAATCTGACAGCCTGAGTATTTTCTGCGGAGGATAGTTCCTGCTTCCGTTGTAGATGACGTAGAACTCCGGTGAAGGAATCATCTTTCGTTCCGTTGAAAACTTAAGCCTTGAATCCACAATCCTTTCATAGATGCGGGAACAATAAATCAGAAAGCGCAGGGGCATGTT
Above is a window of Treponema rectale DNA encoding:
- a CDS encoding Rpn family recombination-promoting nuclease/putative transposase — encoded protein: MEKENENRTVKDSLFVDYFSKDAVVGKKNFIELYNCISGNSLSPEDTVLEDVKIEQVIYKSFCNDISMLVNGKLVVLLEHQSSVNENMPLRFLIYCSRIYERIVDSRLKFSTERKMIPSPEFYVIYNGSRNYPPQKILRLSDSFIDKKAGSEVPLELNVKVFNIKHPECTLDFSSCKPLDNYVKFISLVEEEKSSGASDFMTRAVLKAQKQNLLPDYLRRKASEVISMVFNEYDYETDIQVKTEEAERRGHAAGLEEGTRNARIETARNALRLSLSVEQVSQISGLSEEEILKIK